The Salinibaculum sp. SYNS191 genome has a window encoding:
- the hisH gene encoding imidazole glycerol phosphate synthase subunit HisH, protein MSTTRQTAADVVVVDYGLGNLRSVTRGLERADAGVEISDDPAALRDADGIVLPGVGAFSEGMENAGPFRETLVEEAEAGTPLFGICLGMQMLLTTSEEADHAGEGDAEGLDLIPGTNVRFPDDVKVPQMGWNELNVRREHPLVEGVDGEYAYFVHSYYADPEDPDAVVATTDYSLDFPSIVANEAGNVFGTQFHPEKSGETGLRILRNFVDICAEQ, encoded by the coding sequence ATGAGTACGACGCGGCAGACGGCCGCCGACGTGGTCGTCGTCGACTACGGACTCGGGAACCTCCGGAGCGTCACGCGCGGCCTCGAACGTGCCGACGCCGGCGTGGAGATATCCGACGACCCGGCGGCGTTGCGCGACGCCGACGGCATCGTCCTGCCCGGGGTGGGCGCGTTCAGCGAGGGGATGGAGAACGCCGGCCCGTTCCGCGAGACCCTGGTCGAGGAGGCCGAGGCCGGGACGCCCCTCTTTGGCATCTGTCTCGGGATGCAGATGCTCCTGACGACGAGCGAGGAGGCCGACCACGCGGGCGAGGGCGACGCGGAGGGCCTGGACCTCATCCCCGGCACGAACGTCCGCTTCCCGGACGACGTGAAGGTGCCACAGATGGGCTGGAACGAACTGAACGTCCGGCGCGAGCACCCGCTCGTCGAGGGGGTAGACGGCGAGTACGCATACTTCGTCCACTCCTACTACGCCGACCCGGAGGACCCCGACGCCGTCGTGGCGACGACCGACTACAGCCTCGACTTCCCCAGCATCGTCGCCAACGAGGCCGGCAACGTCTTTGGCACCCAGTTCCACCCGGAGAAATCGGGCGAGACGGGGCTGCGCATCCTGCGGAACTTCGTCGACATCTGTGCCGAACAGTAG
- a CDS encoding DUF2085 domain-containing protein, producing MAVDWGEVRRGLAMARPFLLSHHLPEDYDRCYAPVIRGRTVRVCARCAGIYPGILAGVWAIFAAPALPSHLLLVAVLPAPALVDWSLSAFTSREGSNPGRTATGVLLGYGYGLGLGHLFVRGTLPVVAVGLGYAVLAAGLLWYHDRQA from the coding sequence ATGGCCGTCGACTGGGGGGAGGTCCGGCGCGGACTCGCGATGGCTCGCCCGTTCCTGCTGTCCCACCACCTGCCGGAGGACTACGACCGCTGTTACGCCCCGGTGATTCGGGGGCGGACGGTTCGGGTGTGTGCCCGCTGTGCCGGTATCTATCCCGGAATCCTCGCGGGCGTGTGGGCTATCTTTGCAGCGCCAGCACTCCCGAGTCACCTCCTTCTCGTCGCCGTCCTGCCGGCACCCGCGCTCGTCGACTGGAGCCTGAGCGCGTTCACGTCCCGAGAGGGGTCGAATCCGGGACGGACCGCCACCGGGGTGCTCCTCGGATACGGCTACGGGCTCGGGCTTGGCCACCTGTTCGTCCGCGGAACCCTCCCCGTGGTCGCCGTCGGTCTCGGCTACGCGGTGCTGGCCGCGGGTCTCCTGTGGTATCACGACCGGCAGGCGTGA
- a CDS encoding phosphonate ABC transporter ATP-binding protein, whose protein sequence is MATITIDGVSKVYGEDTVALDDVSFTVEDGEFMVLLGPSGAGKSTLLRLLNGLESPTSGEIYVGDEAVAGTRSDVAMVFQMHNLVESMSAYRNALTGALNRTGVARSVTTQYGDDVERMALNALDTVGLLDEAGQRADSMSGGQQQRVGIARALTQDPQLLLADEPVASLDPKAAEDVMGYLRAAADERELTTITSLHQVNIARAFGERFIGLRDGEVVFDGGKDDLTMDVVSDIYYDEDEVVKTVGQSEQGDSSVEADHQTAKSIERES, encoded by the coding sequence ATGGCCACAATAACCATCGACGGCGTCAGCAAGGTATACGGCGAGGACACCGTCGCCCTCGACGACGTCTCCTTCACCGTCGAGGACGGCGAGTTCATGGTGTTGCTCGGTCCCTCCGGCGCCGGGAAATCGACCCTCCTGCGCCTGCTGAACGGACTCGAATCACCCACATCGGGCGAAATCTACGTCGGCGACGAGGCGGTGGCAGGCACCCGGTCGGACGTGGCGATGGTGTTCCAGATGCACAACCTCGTCGAGAGCATGAGCGCGTACCGCAACGCGCTGACGGGGGCGCTCAACCGCACCGGCGTCGCCCGCAGCGTCACCACGCAGTACGGCGACGACGTCGAACGGATGGCGCTGAACGCCCTCGACACGGTCGGCCTGCTCGACGAGGCCGGGCAGCGGGCCGACAGCATGAGCGGCGGGCAGCAACAGCGCGTCGGCATCGCCCGCGCGCTCACCCAGGACCCGCAGTTGCTCCTGGCGGACGAACCCGTCGCCAGCCTCGACCCGAAGGCCGCCGAGGACGTGATGGGCTACCTGCGCGCCGCGGCCGACGAGCGCGAACTCACGACGATAACGAGCCTCCACCAGGTCAACATCGCCCGGGCGTTCGGTGAGCGCTTTATCGGCCTGCGCGACGGCGAGGTCGTCTTCGACGGCGGGAAGGACGACCTCACGATGGACGTCGTCTCCGACATCTACTACGACGAGGACGAGGTCGTGAAGACAGTCGGCCAGAGCGAGCAGGGAGACAGTTCCGTCGAGGCCGACCACCAGACCGCAAAAAGCATCGAGAGGGAGTCATAA
- the phaC gene encoding class III poly(R)-hydroxyalkanoic acid synthase subunit PhaC — protein sequence MNTSQLTAAVDAQRRTWELMAEAVEKAEVTPEQFVELLTVDVGHTDSEVVHAENKLELHRYEPDEKRHETPIFIVYALVNRPYILDLQPDRSVIRHLLDAGFEVYLVDWGEPSILDRTLTLDDYVNRYIDNCVQAVQEYSDVEDVHLLGYCMGGTMSAMYATQYPEKVRTLSVMAMPLAFDGSGGILERWANHYDPDTTVDALGNLPAELLAAEFSMMDPIDQYLTKYVNLYENIEDTDFVRNFARMELWIWDGVDVAGETYREFINDIYKDNQLVDGEYELGGVPIDLGDIEMPVQQIVGEYDHIVPAASSKPFNDVIGSEDQRVVEFPAGHIGISVSSKAHENLWPDVCEWFAERDASRDAERAAAGEAGGTPASDGAAGDTATAAVALESIRGIGPTFAQRLGEAGIETTADLQQHDPEELADIAGTYTSRTEDWLAQVA from the coding sequence GTGAACACGAGCCAGCTGACCGCGGCCGTCGACGCGCAGCGTCGCACCTGGGAACTGATGGCCGAGGCCGTCGAGAAGGCCGAGGTCACGCCGGAGCAGTTCGTGGAACTGCTGACCGTCGACGTCGGCCACACCGACAGCGAGGTGGTCCACGCCGAGAACAAACTCGAACTCCACCGCTACGAGCCCGACGAGAAGCGCCACGAGACGCCCATCTTCATCGTCTACGCGCTCGTCAACCGCCCGTACATCCTCGACCTCCAGCCCGACCGTAGCGTCATCCGCCACCTCCTCGACGCGGGCTTCGAGGTCTACCTCGTCGACTGGGGGGAACCCTCCATCCTCGACCGGACGCTGACGCTCGACGACTACGTGAACCGCTACATCGACAACTGCGTCCAGGCCGTCCAGGAGTACTCGGACGTCGAGGACGTCCACCTGCTGGGCTACTGCATGGGCGGAACGATGTCGGCCATGTACGCCACGCAGTACCCGGAGAAGGTCCGGACGCTGTCGGTGATGGCGATGCCACTTGCCTTCGACGGCAGCGGTGGCATCCTCGAACGGTGGGCGAACCACTACGACCCGGACACGACCGTCGACGCGCTGGGGAACCTCCCCGCGGAACTGCTGGCCGCCGAGTTCTCGATGATGGACCCCATCGACCAGTACCTCACGAAGTACGTCAACCTCTACGAGAACATCGAGGACACCGACTTCGTGCGCAACTTCGCGCGGATGGAGCTGTGGATATGGGACGGCGTCGACGTGGCCGGCGAGACCTACCGCGAGTTCATCAACGACATCTACAAGGACAACCAGCTGGTCGACGGCGAGTACGAACTGGGCGGGGTCCCCATCGACCTCGGGGACATCGAGATGCCGGTCCAGCAGATAGTCGGCGAGTACGACCACATCGTCCCCGCGGCGTCGAGCAAGCCGTTCAACGACGTCATCGGGAGCGAGGACCAGCGCGTCGTCGAGTTCCCCGCGGGACACATCGGCATCTCCGTCTCCTCGAAGGCCCACGAGAACCTCTGGCCGGACGTCTGCGAGTGGTTCGCCGAGCGCGACGCGAGCCGCGACGCCGAGCGGGCCGCTGCGGGCGAGGCCGGCGGCACCCCGGCATCCGACGGGGCGGCGGGCGACACCGCGACGGCGGCCGTCGCGCTCGAATCCATCCGGGGTATCGGACCGACCTTCGCACAGCGCCTCGGCGAGGCCGGCATCGAGACGACCGCCGACCTCCAGCAACACGACCCGGAGGAACTCGCCGACATCGCCGGGACGTACACCTCGCGGACCGAGGACTGGCTGGCGCAGGTCGCCTGA
- a CDS encoding TM2 domain-containing protein has translation MKYCINCGEQIADDAEVCPECGVNQSTRLEGGYRGRGEHEKYCVDCGALVHKQAELCPECGVEQPSRGSLRDSEQVVAGLLAILLGGLGVHKFYQGNMRNGVLYLCFFWTAIPAILGLIEGILMLLADEAEYEQKWADGTILGR, from the coding sequence GTGAAATACTGCATCAACTGTGGGGAGCAAATCGCCGACGACGCCGAGGTGTGTCCGGAGTGTGGCGTGAACCAGTCGACGCGACTCGAAGGCGGCTACAGGGGCCGCGGGGAACACGAGAAGTACTGTGTCGACTGCGGGGCGCTCGTCCACAAGCAGGCGGAGCTGTGTCCGGAGTGTGGCGTCGAACAGCCGTCGCGGGGGTCGCTTCGTGACTCCGAGCAGGTGGTCGCCGGACTGCTCGCTATCTTGCTCGGCGGCCTCGGCGTCCACAAGTTCTACCAGGGGAACATGCGAAACGGCGTCCTCTACCTGTGTTTCTTCTGGACGGCGATTCCGGCGATTCTCGGGCTGATAGAGGGGATTCTGATGTTGCTCGCGGACGAGGCGGAGTACGAGCAGAAGTGGGCCGACGGGACCATCCTGGGCCGATAG
- a CDS encoding uracil-DNA glycosylase — MACMDGLTVAGCERCPALVASRSRIVNGVGPADAALLFVGEAPGANEDREGEPFVGRSGDVLDDGLREIGLARADVRITNCVRCRPPENRDPHVEELANCRGYLEAELRRVDPELVVTLGKVPAEHLLGRDVAVTSEAGDVDDCTVDGETYRVMLSVHPAATLYDPSQKETFADTLRAAAEYAGEGGQSTLGSF; from the coding sequence CTGGCCTGTATGGACGGGCTGACCGTGGCGGGATGCGAGCGCTGTCCCGCACTGGTCGCGTCCCGGAGCCGCATCGTCAACGGGGTCGGTCCCGCGGACGCGGCCCTCCTGTTCGTCGGGGAGGCCCCCGGCGCGAACGAGGACCGCGAGGGCGAACCCTTCGTCGGCCGCAGCGGCGACGTACTCGACGACGGCCTCCGTGAGATCGGTCTCGCCAGGGCGGACGTGCGCATCACGAACTGCGTGCGGTGTCGGCCACCCGAGAACCGCGACCCGCACGTCGAGGAACTGGCGAACTGCCGGGGGTACCTGGAGGCGGAACTCCGGCGGGTCGACCCGGAACTGGTCGTCACGCTCGGGAAGGTCCCGGCCGAGCACCTGCTGGGGCGTGACGTGGCCGTCACGAGCGAGGCCGGCGATGTGGACGACTGCACGGTCGACGGGGAGACCTACCGCGTCATGCTCTCGGTCCACCCGGCGGCGACGCTGTACGACCCGAGTCAGAAAGAGACGTTCGCGGACACGCTCCGGGCGGCCGCAGAGTACGCCGGCGAGGGCGGGCAGTCGACGCTCGGCTCCTTCTAG
- a CDS encoding DUF99 family protein, producing MKAGVRALGVAESYRADRSTLAGAVVRADRVTEDFVFGTCTVGGTDATPAIEALFERLDREDVRYLFVAGIAPAWFNVVDLHALADATGRPVLSVSFEDSPGLAGAIREAFDGDAAARRLSTYRAQPERRRVAVNDETVFVRGVGIDDAEAADAVRAFTPEGGRPEPLRVARSAARAAEQFRARLTGDGE from the coding sequence GTGAAGGCCGGGGTCCGCGCCCTCGGCGTCGCGGAGTCGTATCGCGCGGACCGCAGCACGCTCGCCGGTGCCGTCGTCCGGGCGGACCGCGTCACCGAGGACTTCGTCTTCGGGACGTGTACCGTCGGCGGAACCGACGCCACCCCCGCCATCGAAGCGCTCTTCGAGCGGCTGGACCGCGAGGACGTGCGCTATCTGTTCGTCGCCGGTATCGCTCCCGCCTGGTTCAACGTCGTCGACCTCCACGCCCTCGCCGACGCCACCGGGCGACCCGTCCTGTCGGTATCTTTCGAGGACAGCCCCGGGCTGGCGGGGGCGATTCGCGAGGCCTTCGACGGCGACGCGGCCGCGCGGCGGCTGTCGACCTACCGCGCCCAGCCAGAGCGCCGGCGCGTCGCCGTGAACGACGAGACGGTGTTCGTCCGTGGCGTCGGCATCGACGACGCCGAGGCCGCCGACGCCGTGCGCGCGTTCACGCCCGAGGGCGGCCGGCCGGAACCGCTCCGCGTCGCCCGCAGCGCCGCCCGCGCGGCCGAGCAGTTCCGCGCCCGGCTGACCGGCGACGGAGAGTAG
- a CDS encoding PhnE/PtxC family ABC transporter permease translates to MATDDASELAQNIEDARQRLWRKRMIRRGLYVTAFLTIVYLTYFVFLDFLGFNFADLTTPRAQREFSRFVGGLLPPNFEDLTTYTKENEIKGFAALSTTLFTWEFGMLWGIIPGVWPTHIMDTLAQATAGNGNVIISAAYTTVAAGFTGTVLGFPFALLFGVLGSERVIPFPFNFIFRGTMSTIRAIPAIVWLLIYIPILGISPATGVLAITTDTVGNLGRLFTDELEEIDDGPIEAIRSTGGNRAQVVIFGMLSQVTNSFIAWTLYILEINTRIAITLGVLGVGGLGMYIDGRLGLLEYPTAAAGIVAVIVIVLSIELVSSRIRAYLRPGEQEKRGFVGALLDLFNPGKWLGMSR, encoded by the coding sequence ATGGCAACCGACGACGCATCAGAGCTGGCACAGAACATCGAAGACGCGCGACAGCGCCTCTGGCGCAAGCGAATGATTCGCCGGGGGCTGTACGTCACCGCGTTCCTGACGATCGTCTATCTCACGTACTTCGTCTTCCTGGACTTCCTCGGGTTCAACTTCGCCGACCTCACCACACCACGCGCACAGCGTGAGTTCAGCAGGTTCGTCGGCGGTCTCCTCCCCCCGAACTTCGAAGACCTGACGACCTACACGAAGGAAAACGAGATCAAGGGCTTCGCCGCGCTCTCGACCACGCTGTTCACCTGGGAGTTCGGCATGCTATGGGGCATCATTCCCGGCGTCTGGCCGACGCACATCATGGACACGCTGGCACAGGCGACCGCCGGAAACGGGAACGTCATCATCTCCGCGGCCTACACCACCGTCGCAGCGGGGTTCACCGGCACGGTGCTCGGCTTCCCGTTCGCGCTCCTGTTCGGTGTGCTCGGCTCGGAGCGCGTCATCCCGTTCCCCTTCAACTTCATCTTCCGCGGCACGATGTCGACCATCCGCGCCATCCCGGCCATCGTCTGGCTGCTCATCTACATCCCGATTCTCGGCATCAGCCCCGCCACGGGTGTGCTCGCCATCACGACCGACACCGTCGGGAACCTCGGCCGCCTGTTCACCGACGAACTGGAGGAGATCGACGACGGCCCCATCGAGGCCATCCGCTCGACCGGCGGGAACCGCGCGCAGGTCGTCATCTTCGGGATGCTCTCCCAGGTGACCAACTCCTTCATCGCCTGGACGCTGTACATCCTCGAAATCAACACCCGCATCGCCATCACGCTGGGCGTGCTCGGCGTCGGCGGCCTCGGGATGTACATCGACGGCCGCCTCGGCCTGCTCGAGTATCCGACCGCCGCCGCCGGTATCGTGGCGGTCATCGTCATCGTCCTCTCCATCGAACTCGTCTCCTCGCGCATCCGCGCGTACCTGCGCCCGGGCGAACAGGAAAAGCGTGGCTTCGTCGGCGCACTGCTCGACCTGTTCAACCCCGGCAAGTGGCTCGGGATGAGCCGCTAG
- a CDS encoding DUF5786 family protein yields the protein MGFGSYDESEQENQEYDTDLEDEDGVNAAENTHDGEVEYEFTASNDELLDRLQDIKENT from the coding sequence ATGGGGTTCGGGAGTTACGACGAATCCGAACAGGAAAATCAGGAGTACGACACTGACCTCGAAGACGAGGACGGTGTAAACGCTGCAGAGAACACACACGACGGCGAAGTCGAGTACGAGTTCACCGCTTCGAACGACGAATTGCTGGACCGACTGCAGGACATCAAGGAGAACACGTAG
- the phnD gene encoding phosphate/phosphite/phosphonate ABC transporter substrate-binding protein, whose amino-acid sequence MRSRRTFLKGVGAIGGIGVLAGCSGDSNDGGSGDGSDGSSGSGGDNSTDGGSGSDGSDSKAYVDNKIKFLMSPSEPQDQLRAQYTPIKERLDSYVDAVDTVEMQYAANYSATLTALGTGTGDIAETGPFAAALGVNSGNAEVLLQRKGYGSWTYSSAIVTRPETDISSLTDLEGKTIGFADALSASGSLYPLSMLKEAGLSVPEEPGSPAGADFTPRWSTHAQAAEALKSGSVDAAGVGYFIVANEDRTGFVDGVEPVEQAEGIPRAPIMVSPQLSEDEKTTVQKAFTEAGDELYIGADGEADTDDDLWFSDVRPASLEKYQPVIDKAKTLGYGADVFE is encoded by the coding sequence ATGCGTTCCAGACGAACGTTCCTGAAGGGAGTCGGTGCAATCGGTGGAATTGGTGTACTTGCCGGGTGTTCAGGTGATTCGAACGACGGGGGCAGCGGTGACGGCTCCGACGGGTCGAGCGGGTCAGGTGGCGACAACTCCACGGACGGTGGGTCCGGGTCCGATGGGTCCGACAGCAAGGCCTACGTGGACAACAAGATCAAGTTCCTGATGTCGCCCTCCGAACCGCAGGACCAGCTCCGGGCGCAGTACACGCCCATCAAGGAGCGCCTGGATAGCTACGTCGACGCCGTGGACACCGTCGAGATGCAGTACGCCGCCAACTACTCGGCGACGCTGACCGCGCTGGGCACGGGCACCGGCGACATCGCCGAGACCGGCCCGTTCGCCGCCGCCCTGGGTGTCAACTCCGGCAACGCGGAGGTGCTCCTCCAGCGGAAGGGCTACGGCTCCTGGACGTACTCCAGTGCCATCGTGACCCGCCCCGAAACGGACATCTCGTCGCTGACCGACCTGGAGGGCAAGACGATCGGCTTCGCCGACGCGCTGTCGGCCAGTGGGTCGCTGTACCCGCTCTCGATGCTCAAGGAAGCCGGCCTCTCGGTTCCCGAGGAACCCGGCTCGCCCGCGGGCGCTGACTTCACGCCCCGGTGGTCGACCCACGCACAGGCCGCCGAGGCCCTCAAGTCCGGCAGCGTCGACGCCGCCGGCGTCGGCTACTTCATCGTCGCCAACGAGGACCGCACCGGCTTCGTCGACGGCGTCGAGCCGGTCGAGCAGGCCGAGGGGATTCCGCGCGCCCCCATCATGGTCTCGCCACAGCTCTCCGAGGACGAGAAGACGACGGTGCAGAAGGCCTTCACCGAGGCCGGGGACGAACTCTACATCGGTGCCGACGGCGAGGCTGACACCGACGACGACCTCTGGTTCAGCGACGTCCGCCCGGCGTCCCTGGAGAAGTACCAGCCAGTCATCGACAAGGCCAAGACGCTCGGCTACGGCGCCGACGTCTTCGAGTAA
- the lpdA gene encoding dihydrolipoyl dehydrogenase, which translates to MVVGDVTTGTEVLVVGGGPGGYVAAIRAAQLDLDVTLVEMDAYGGTCLNHGCIPSKAFVSATDVAHRAGNAESMGVYADPAVDMQGMVTWKDRLVRRLTKGVESLCENAGVNLVEGRAEFASHEKARVVQDAEGQGAESIEFEHAVIATGSRPVEIPNFAFDGERVLSSRDALALESVPESLAVVGAGYIGMELATVFQKLGTDVTVLEQLDDALPGYEDDVTEVVRERAADLGVEFHFGETAQDYEATGDGLTVLTEDADGETQAYDAERCLVAVGRQPVTDTLNVDAAGIETDDRGFVETDDRARTSHDHIFAVGDVAGEPMLAHKAFREGEVAAEVVAGRASALDYQAMPAAVFTDPEIGTVGMTEAEAEDAGFDPAVGQMPLRASGRALTLDEREGFVRVVADGDSGFVLGAQIVAPEASELVAEVALAIEMGATLEDVAATVHIHPTLSEAVHEAVKGAAGHSIHY; encoded by the coding sequence ATGGTCGTTGGTGACGTAACTACGGGGACGGAGGTACTGGTCGTCGGCGGCGGACCGGGCGGATACGTCGCCGCCATCCGCGCCGCACAACTGGACCTCGACGTGACGCTCGTCGAGATGGACGCCTACGGCGGCACCTGTCTCAACCACGGTTGCATTCCTTCGAAGGCATTCGTCTCCGCGACGGACGTCGCCCACCGGGCCGGCAACGCGGAGTCGATGGGCGTCTACGCCGACCCCGCGGTGGACATGCAGGGGATGGTCACCTGGAAAGACCGGCTGGTCCGCCGCCTGACGAAGGGCGTCGAGTCGCTGTGTGAGAACGCCGGCGTGAACCTCGTCGAGGGCCGTGCGGAGTTCGCGAGCCACGAGAAGGCCCGCGTCGTCCAGGACGCCGAGGGCCAGGGCGCCGAGAGCATCGAGTTCGAGCACGCCGTCATCGCGACGGGGAGCCGGCCAGTCGAGATTCCGAACTTCGCCTTCGACGGCGAGCGCGTGCTGTCCTCCCGGGACGCACTCGCGCTGGAGTCGGTCCCGGAGAGTCTCGCCGTCGTCGGCGCGGGCTACATCGGGATGGAACTGGCGACGGTCTTCCAGAAGCTGGGGACCGACGTCACCGTGCTGGAACAACTGGACGACGCCCTGCCGGGCTACGAGGACGACGTGACGGAGGTCGTCCGCGAGCGAGCGGCGGACCTCGGCGTCGAGTTCCACTTCGGCGAGACCGCACAGGACTACGAGGCGACCGGCGACGGGCTGACCGTCCTGACCGAGGACGCCGACGGGGAGACGCAGGCCTACGACGCCGAGCGGTGTCTGGTCGCGGTCGGTCGCCAGCCGGTGACGGACACGCTGAACGTCGACGCCGCCGGCATCGAGACGGACGACCGGGGGTTCGTCGAGACGGACGACCGGGCGCGGACGAGCCACGACCACATCTTCGCCGTCGGGGACGTGGCCGGAGAGCCGATGCTGGCCCACAAGGCCTTCCGCGAGGGCGAGGTCGCCGCGGAGGTCGTCGCCGGGCGGGCGTCGGCGCTGGACTACCAGGCCATGCCCGCCGCAGTCTTCACCGACCCCGAAATCGGGACCGTCGGGATGACCGAGGCCGAAGCCGAGGACGCCGGCTTCGACCCCGCCGTCGGGCAGATGCCGCTGCGCGCGTCCGGCCGGGCGCTCACGCTCGACGAGCGCGAGGGGTTCGTCCGCGTCGTCGCCGACGGGGACAGCGGCTTCGTGCTGGGTGCGCAAATCGTCGCCCCCGAGGCCTCCGAACTGGTGGCCGAAGTCGCACTGGCCATCGAGATGGGGGCGACGCTGGAGGACGTGGCCGCCACGGTCCACATCCACCCGACCCTCTCCGAAGCGGTCCACGAGGCCGTCAAGGGCGCGGCCGGTCACTCGATACACTACTGA
- a CDS encoding cyclic nucleotide-binding/CBS domain-containing protein produces the protein MIPVDVATAMTTPVRTIGADRTMVAAAQALREAAIGALVVVDDGELVGILTESSIITVVTGGRDLETATVADCMVAPVVTIRSDETVVAAGERMREHSVRRMPVVEDGDLVGIVTTTDLAYYLPRLRTTIRWERQQARPPG, from the coding sequence ATGATTCCCGTCGATGTAGCCACGGCGATGACGACACCCGTCCGCACTATCGGGGCGGACCGGACGATGGTGGCGGCTGCGCAAGCGCTGCGCGAGGCTGCCATCGGCGCACTGGTCGTCGTCGACGACGGCGAACTCGTCGGCATCCTCACCGAGTCCAGCATCATCACGGTCGTCACCGGCGGGCGGGACCTGGAGACGGCGACGGTCGCGGACTGCATGGTGGCACCGGTCGTCACGATTCGAAGCGACGAGACCGTCGTCGCCGCCGGCGAGCGGATGCGCGAGCACTCCGTGCGCCGGATGCCGGTCGTCGAGGACGGCGACCTCGTCGGTATCGTGACGACGACGGACCTCGCGTACTACCTGCCGCGGCTCCGGACGACGATTCGCTGGGAGCGCCAGCAGGCCCGGCCGCCGGGATAG